A portion of the Clostridium gelidum genome contains these proteins:
- a CDS encoding 3'-5' exonuclease, whose translation MGYIIIDLEFNNLRNITNYYKDFFEEHGKFDNINLENEIIEIGAVKVDKYMKPISELKVYVKPTVFPVINPIVTEITKIDINLLNEQGVSFEEAINKLKDMFEEGDVLCSWAKDDVVELIINANHYNYNDLSWLNEYLDIQEYVTKMLAHKKALGLKAALDELKIKVDETKLHDALNDSIYTVEVFRRVYNSRVIKNYLVNDIYNMPALHVSNLENIKIDEEKLMLKCPKCGKKVELETPIKLLNWRFAGVGVCSKCKSNVLCEVLVKKTLKGEEAYNEVNSIIKNEAYMNYVYKLESSDE comes from the coding sequence ATGGGGTACATTATTATTGATTTGGAGTTTAACAATTTAAGAAATATAACTAATTATTACAAGGATTTTTTTGAAGAACATGGGAAATTTGATAATATAAATTTAGAAAATGAGATTATAGAAATAGGAGCTGTAAAGGTAGATAAGTACATGAAACCAATAAGTGAACTTAAAGTATATGTCAAACCTACAGTATTTCCTGTAATTAATCCTATAGTAACTGAAATTACAAAAATAGATATAAACCTATTAAACGAACAAGGTGTATCTTTTGAGGAAGCTATAAACAAACTTAAAGATATGTTTGAAGAAGGAGATGTTCTTTGCTCATGGGCAAAGGATGATGTTGTAGAATTAATTATAAATGCAAATCATTATAATTATAATGATTTAAGTTGGCTTAATGAATATTTAGATATTCAAGAGTATGTAACTAAAATGCTAGCCCATAAGAAAGCATTAGGACTTAAAGCAGCATTAGATGAACTTAAAATCAAGGTAGATGAGACAAAATTACATGATGCATTAAATGATTCTATATATACAGTTGAGGTATTTAGAAGAGTATACAATTCTAGAGTTATTAAAAATTATTTAGTTAATGATATATATAATATGCCAGCATTACATGTTTCAAATCTCGAAAATATTAAAATTGATGAGGAAAAATTGATGCTAAAGTGCCCTAAGTGCGGAAAGAAAGTTGAATTAGAAACACCAATTAAACTTTTGAATTGGAGATTTGCAGGTGTTGGTGTATGCTCTAAATGTAAGAGTAATGTTTTATGTGAAGTTTTAGTTAAAAAAACACTCAAAGGAGAAGAAGCATATAATGAAGTTAATAGCATTATAAAAAATGAAGCATATATGAATTATGTTTATAAATTGGAAAGTTCGGATGAATAA
- a CDS encoding NYN domain-containing protein encodes MENDKKIAVLIDADNVSDKYIKFIFDELSNHGTPTYKRIYGDWTKPQLASWKSVLLNYSITPIQQYNYTTGKNSTDSALIIDAMDILYSKNVDGFCIISSDSDFTRLAARLREAGMYVVGMGEKKTPTPFISACEKFKYLEVLAGTITDISNIDGVLEKQHTPKEGLANLGELIKSIKNIITESSDEEGWANLGEVGNKLNMRYPDFDTRNYGYSKLSSFISSLNKFEILSGKTNRGETLVKNKK; translated from the coding sequence ATGGAAAATGATAAAAAGATTGCAGTTTTAATTGATGCAGATAATGTATCAGATAAATATATAAAATTTATATTTGATGAACTTTCCAATCATGGGACACCAACGTATAAAAGGATTTATGGAGATTGGACAAAGCCACAACTTGCTTCATGGAAGAGTGTGCTTCTTAATTATTCTATTACTCCAATTCAACAATATAATTATACAACGGGTAAAAATTCAACAGATTCAGCATTAATAATTGATGCAATGGATATACTTTATTCAAAAAATGTAGATGGATTTTGTATTATTTCAAGTGATAGTGATTTTACAAGACTGGCTGCTAGGCTCCGAGAAGCTGGGATGTATGTTGTTGGTATGGGAGAAAAGAAAACACCTACACCTTTCATATCAGCTTGTGAAAAGTTTAAATATCTTGAAGTTTTAGCTGGAACTATTACCGATATTAGTAATATTGATGGAGTGTTAGAAAAGCAGCATACACCAAAAGAAGGTTTAGCAAATTTAGGAGAGTTAATAAAATCTATAAAGAACATAATCACAGAGAGTTCTGATGAAGAGGGATGGGCAAATTTGGGCGAGGTTGGGAATAAACTTAATATGCGTTATCCAGATTTTGATACAAGGAACTATGGATATTCAAAACTATCTTCTTTTATATCATCTTTAAACAAATTTGAAATATTGTCAGGAAAAACAAATAGGGGAGAAACACTTGTTAAAAATAAAAAATAA
- a CDS encoding PspA/IM30 family protein codes for MGIFTRMSNMIKGKVNNTLDEMENPVELLDQKIRDMDEQFNKAKLSSAQILGNVHEIEKKLTLSKRESEDYDQKVKLALSKGNEELAKRALVKKVEIDKKVVSLQASYDSSKVQADTLKANLRALEEEITKTRSYRDEAAARFANAEASQKVNEVLANVQTKSNSIQIDSIERKIQRKESLAQGLGELRDLDNFDSEFAKLDEVDLDLELAKYKNS; via the coding sequence ATGGGAATTTTTACAAGAATGTCAAATATGATTAAAGGAAAGGTAAATAATACATTAGATGAAATGGAAAATCCAGTTGAATTATTAGATCAAAAAATAAGAGATATGGATGAACAATTTAATAAAGCTAAATTAAGTTCAGCTCAAATTTTAGGTAATGTTCATGAAATTGAAAAGAAGTTAACTCTTTCAAAAAGAGAATCTGAAGATTATGATCAAAAAGTAAAATTAGCTTTAAGTAAGGGAAATGAAGAACTAGCTAAAAGAGCTTTAGTTAAAAAAGTTGAAATTGATAAAAAGGTTGTTTCTTTGCAAGCAAGCTATGATAGTTCAAAAGTTCAAGCTGATACCTTAAAAGCAAATCTTCGTGCTTTAGAAGAAGAAATAACAAAAACTAGAAGTTATAGAGATGAAGCTGCTGCAAGATTTGCAAATGCTGAAGCTTCTCAAAAAGTTAATGAGGTTCTTGCTAATGTGCAAACTAAGAGTAACTCAATACAAATTGATAGTATAGAAAGAAAAATTCAAAGAAAAGAATCTCTTGCTCAAGGCTTGGGAGAATTAAGAGATTTAGATAATTTTGATAGTGAATTTGCAAAATTAGATGAAGTTGACTTAGACCTTGAACTCGCAAAATATAAGAATAGCTAG
- a CDS encoding MutS-related protein — translation MSLAEEFYKNNIEKNSKESNALSSKVNVIGWSRLVVVLLCALVDYFLYKQNKIMMIVVVTIVITGFFLILMFYHNNIFEYKKRIDLLININEKGLKRLGGEFKKFKDNGSEYLDDEHSFINDLDVFGNNSIFQYINSTVTKGGREELVKLLKREKVLVSNEIKERQEAIRELGEKAVWRQKIIVEGNLKKSQDIHLDSLIKWSEGKESSSPLRLAIACTFMLATIFSIYLAIKGIVPLSFIILDLMVNFLVVKILAKSMAKEIELFDSIKSSVYGYSKILCLIEDEKFESLYLKTLISKLKSNKVSCKYEMKKFSDILDWAGNSSYNAFYLILNIVLFSDVFLMRSLEKWREKNGDKLEDWLKVMHEIDALNSIANLSFENETWTYPVILNENEIEGINIGHPLLGKKSVRNKFSLRGEKKVSLITGSNMSGKSTFLRTLGVNLVLSYIGAPVCADKFSCGIMNIYTCMRTKDNLEESISSFYAEILRIKILIEASKKGEKIFFLLDEIFKGTNSKDRHTGAIVLIKQLIQYGGVGLVSTHDLELCDLERENKSIINYNFREFYENDKIKFDYILRNGKSETQNAIHLMKLAGIEI, via the coding sequence ATGAGTTTAGCAGAAGAATTTTATAAAAATAATATAGAAAAGAATAGTAAAGAAAGTAATGCTTTAAGTAGCAAAGTAAATGTTATTGGATGGAGTAGATTAGTTGTAGTATTACTTTGTGCTTTAGTTGATTACTTTTTATATAAACAAAATAAAATAATGATGATTGTAGTTGTAACTATAGTGATTACAGGATTCTTTTTGATTTTAATGTTTTATCATAACAATATATTTGAATATAAAAAAAGAATTGATTTGCTAATAAATATTAATGAAAAGGGACTTAAAAGGCTGGGCGGAGAATTTAAAAAATTTAAAGACAATGGATCAGAATATTTAGATGATGAGCATTCTTTTATAAATGATTTAGATGTGTTTGGTAATAATTCAATTTTTCAATACATTAATTCTACCGTTACTAAAGGTGGAAGAGAGGAATTAGTAAAATTATTAAAACGAGAAAAGGTATTAGTGAGTAATGAAATAAAAGAAAGACAAGAAGCTATAAGGGAACTGGGCGAAAAAGCTGTATGGAGACAAAAAATAATTGTTGAAGGTAACTTAAAGAAATCACAAGATATACATTTAGATTCTCTAATTAAGTGGAGTGAGGGAAAAGAATCTTCAAGTCCTTTAAGATTAGCAATTGCTTGTACTTTTATGTTAGCAACCATTTTTTCAATATACTTAGCAATTAAAGGAATAGTACCATTATCATTTATTATTTTAGATCTTATGGTTAATTTTTTGGTTGTTAAGATATTAGCTAAGAGTATGGCAAAGGAAATTGAATTGTTTGACTCTATAAAAAGTAGTGTTTATGGATATAGCAAAATTTTATGTTTGATTGAAGATGAAAAATTTGAATCTTTATACTTAAAAACTTTAATCAGTAAATTAAAAAGTAATAAGGTAAGCTGCAAATATGAAATGAAAAAGTTTTCTGATATACTAGATTGGGCAGGTAATAGTTCATATAATGCATTTTATTTAATTCTTAATATAGTTTTATTTTCGGATGTATTTTTAATGAGAAGTTTAGAAAAATGGAGAGAAAAAAATGGTGACAAACTTGAAGATTGGCTTAAAGTAATGCATGAGATAGATGCGTTAAATAGCATAGCAAATCTTTCTTTTGAAAATGAAACTTGGACTTATCCAGTTATTTTAAATGAGAATGAAATAGAAGGTATTAATATAGGTCATCCACTACTTGGAAAGAAATCAGTTAGAAATAAATTTTCATTAAGAGGAGAAAAAAAGGTATCACTTATTACAGGTTCTAATATGTCAGGGAAAAGTACATTCTTAAGAACATTAGGTGTAAATCTAGTTCTTAGTTATATAGGAGCACCAGTATGTGCTGATAAATTCTCATGTGGAATTATGAATATATATACTTGCATGAGAACAAAAGATAATTTAGAGGAAAGTATTTCTTCATTTTATGCAGAGATTTTAAGAATAAAAATATTGATTGAAGCATCTAAAAAAGGAGAAAAGATATTTTTCCTTTTAGATGAAATATTTAAAGGAACTAATTCTAAGGATAGGCATACAGGAGCTATAGTGCTAATTAAGCAATTGATTCAATATGGAGGAGTAGGGCTTGTATCTACACATGATTTAGAACTATGTGACTTAGAGCGAGAAAACAAAAGCATAATAAATTATAATTTTAGAGAATTCTATGAAAATGATAAAATTAAATTTGATTATATATTAAGAAATGGAAAGAGTGAAACACAAAATGCAATTCATTTAATGAAGCTTGCAGGAATAGAAATTTAG
- a CDS encoding DUF1292 domain-containing protein yields the protein MDNDKDIDFINSERRYWGKIYTDVAYAISEISPFVSERDLNIRKYFTKSSVLQEYTKLLDSAEADCKKKSLFSMFKSNPSITLVQGFKAKNIETFKQLEKCSNCECLNCTFECNFKKCSSCRSGSKICFCDKKRVNVRKFDNFTLDLTNNDTGRASKYKALAVVEDCTLDRLYILLENLTNSSDKLVLYYYPGIKEDSYGEITDGAEFDFVIETYQSAE from the coding sequence ATGGATAATGATAAAGATATAGATTTTATAAATTCAGAAAGAAGATACTGGGGCAAGATTTATACTGATGTAGCTTATGCTATAAGTGAGATTTCTCCCTTTGTCTCTGAAAGAGATTTAAATATACGAAAATATTTTACTAAATCATCAGTACTTCAAGAATATACTAAACTTTTGGATTCTGCTGAAGCTGATTGTAAAAAGAAATCTTTATTTTCAATGTTTAAATCAAATCCGAGCATTACTCTTGTTCAAGGTTTCAAAGCTAAAAATATAGAAACCTTTAAACAGTTAGAAAAATGTTCTAATTGTGAATGCTTAAACTGTACTTTTGAATGTAATTTCAAAAAATGTTCAAGCTGTAGAAGTGGATCTAAAATTTGCTTTTGTGATAAAAAAAGGGTTAATGTAAGAAAATTTGATAATTTCACATTAGATCTTACTAACAATGATACTGGAAGAGCTTCAAAATATAAGGCTTTAGCAGTTGTTGAAGATTGTACCTTAGATAGGTTATACATTTTACTTGAAAACTTAACTAATTCAAGTGATAAATTAGTGTTATACTATTACCCAGGAATTAAGGAAGACTCCTATGGTGAAATAACCGATGGTGCTGAATTTGATTTCGTAATTGAAACTTATCAAAGTGCAGAATAA
- a CDS encoding CBS domain-containing protein has product MNIAFFLTPKNEVVCEDEDATMRQVMERMEYHGYTAIPIIDREGKYVETLTEGDLLWQLKNTQNLNFKNTESIKVKDIVKRITHKSVSITSNIESLISLAVSQNFVPVTDDNGTFIGIIKRSDIINYCFREMEKRKDLERQQFAMYDEG; this is encoded by the coding sequence ATGAATATAGCCTTTTTTCTTACACCTAAAAACGAAGTAGTATGTGAAGATGAAGATGCAACAATGAGACAAGTTATGGAGAGAATGGAATATCACGGTTATACCGCTATACCAATTATAGATAGAGAAGGAAAATATGTGGAAACGTTAACTGAAGGAGACTTATTATGGCAGTTAAAAAATACACAGAATTTAAATTTTAAGAATACTGAATCAATTAAAGTTAAAGACATAGTAAAAAGAATAACGCACAAATCTGTGTCGATAACTTCCAATATAGAAAGTCTGATATCATTAGCTGTAAGTCAAAATTTTGTTCCAGTAACTGATGATAATGGAACCTTTATAGGGATAATAAAAAGAAGTGATATAATAAATTATTGTTTTAGAGAAATGGAAAAGAGAAAAGATTTAGAAAGACAACAGTTTGCAATGTATGATGAAGGATAA